In Streptomyces sp. DG2A-72, one genomic interval encodes:
- a CDS encoding carbohydrate ABC transporter permease yields the protein MTNTQVPPVRTRPAAPPPDVPRPSARERGTRLLATLFLAPTIVGIVVFTVVPIVGSVVLSLFHWNVIDSPSFAGAANYREVFGDSTVLVSFRNTLVFMVFAVALQLLIALVLALAVNGRMPVWLRSVFRSAFFFPLVLSAASISVVMKYLFNQDFGLVNWLLGEVGIAPVPWLTSENAAMATVVLVYVWQQFGFSFLLFVGGLNNIPKEIHEAAALDGATGLRKHLHVTLPLLSPTLLVASVVGIINALQVFEQPYVLTNGGPGDSTRTVVMVIYESAFEQLRFGEASAVGVLLFVLIMAVTAVQFRLSRRFVHYQ from the coding sequence ATGACGAACACCCAGGTCCCGCCCGTACGTACGCGTCCCGCGGCCCCGCCGCCTGACGTACCGCGTCCCTCCGCCCGCGAGCGCGGCACCCGGCTGCTCGCGACGCTGTTCCTGGCGCCCACCATCGTCGGCATCGTGGTCTTCACGGTCGTACCGATCGTCGGCTCGGTCGTGCTGAGCCTCTTCCACTGGAACGTGATCGACTCACCCAGCTTCGCCGGAGCGGCCAACTACCGTGAGGTGTTCGGCGATTCGACCGTACTGGTGTCCTTCCGCAACACGCTCGTGTTCATGGTGTTCGCGGTCGCGTTGCAGCTGCTGATCGCCCTGGTCCTGGCGCTCGCGGTGAACGGGCGGATGCCGGTGTGGCTGCGGTCGGTGTTCCGCTCGGCGTTCTTCTTCCCGCTGGTGCTGTCCGCCGCGTCGATCTCGGTGGTGATGAAGTACCTGTTCAACCAGGACTTCGGCCTCGTCAACTGGCTGCTCGGCGAAGTCGGGATCGCCCCGGTGCCCTGGCTGACGTCGGAGAACGCAGCGATGGCGACCGTCGTCCTCGTCTACGTCTGGCAGCAGTTCGGCTTCTCCTTCCTGCTGTTCGTCGGCGGTCTCAACAACATCCCCAAGGAGATCCACGAGGCCGCCGCCCTCGACGGCGCGACCGGCCTGCGCAAGCACCTGCACGTCACGCTGCCGCTGCTGTCACCCACGCTGCTGGTCGCGTCGGTGGTCGGCATCATCAACGCGCTCCAGGTCTTCGAGCAGCCGTACGTCCTCACCAACGGCGGGCCCGGCGACTCCACCCGCACCGTCGTGATGGTGATCTACGAGAGCGCCTTCGAGCAGCTCCGCTTCGGCGAGGCGTCCGCGGTGGGCGTGCTGCTGTTCGTGCTGATCATGGCGGTGACCGCCGTCCAGTTCCGGCTCAGCCGGCGTTTCGTCCACTACCAGTGA
- a CDS encoding carbohydrate ABC transporter permease, whose translation MSQATLSLSRARYSLAPWARIAGLTVCALLTLGPVIWTLSTSLRTPAESFDLPPQIIPTSPTTEAYSGVFDQIDVWLLALNSTLVTALIAVGQMITAGLAGYAFARLEFRFKKPLFGLVLATMMVPLQVTIVPVFLVLKQLSLTDTLLALIIPAFPTAFGTFLMRQYFLGMPKDLGEAAMLDGAGPWRIFRSVYAPLAAPGLAIVGVLAFNYHWNEFFRPLILETSGQNYTLPLGLVSLQGNLGTGSISVVLAGVVLSMLPAVAVFIVGQRPLREGITSAGVNR comes from the coding sequence TTGAGCCAAGCAACCCTGTCCCTGAGCCGTGCGCGGTACTCACTCGCGCCCTGGGCACGGATCGCCGGCCTGACGGTGTGCGCCCTGCTGACCCTCGGCCCGGTCATCTGGACCCTCTCCACCTCGCTGCGCACCCCGGCCGAGTCCTTCGACCTCCCACCGCAGATCATCCCGACCAGCCCCACCACCGAGGCCTACAGCGGAGTCTTCGACCAGATCGACGTCTGGCTGCTCGCCCTCAACTCGACGCTGGTCACCGCGCTGATCGCCGTCGGCCAGATGATCACGGCGGGGCTGGCCGGCTACGCCTTCGCACGCCTCGAATTCCGGTTCAAGAAGCCGCTGTTCGGTCTGGTCCTGGCCACCATGATGGTGCCGTTGCAGGTCACCATCGTGCCGGTGTTCCTGGTGCTCAAGCAGCTGAGCCTCACCGACACCCTGCTCGCCCTGATCATCCCGGCCTTCCCGACCGCCTTCGGCACCTTCCTGATGCGCCAGTACTTCCTCGGCATGCCGAAGGATCTCGGCGAGGCGGCGATGCTGGACGGCGCCGGGCCCTGGCGGATCTTCCGGTCCGTCTACGCCCCGCTGGCCGCCCCCGGGCTCGCGATCGTCGGTGTGCTCGCCTTCAACTACCACTGGAACGAATTCTTCCGACCGCTGATCCTCGAAACGTCCGGCCAGAACTACACGCTTCCGCTGGGCCTGGTCTCCCTCCAGGGCAATCTCGGCACCGGATCCATCTCGGTCGTACTCGCCGGAGTCGTCCTCTCCATGCTCCCCGCCGTCGCCGTGTTCATCGTCGGCCAGCGCCCTCTGCGTGAGGGCATCACGTCCGCAGGAGTCAACCGTTGA
- a CDS encoding glycoside hydrolase family 32 protein, with translation MSLAAPPQDPNAPRFRVRPPANWINDPNGPFSWRGRYHLFYQHNPEAPIHTNVHWGHASSPDLAHWEHHPLALTPTPGGPDEAGCWSGCVVDDDGVPTAVYTGVDRHHTGLGTICLARALVPQDETLTDWKPLPTPVVTGPPAGLDVVMFRDPFVFRHGGRRWALVGAGHGDGTPSVLLYDCDDLADWRFAGVLLDGNDPVAVEAFGDRATGWECPQLFTTEAGEWVLVVSLWDGNPCTTGYLTGRLESGGERGLRFRPYTGGPLDHGHAFYAPAVLQESDRALMWGWSWEAREQVEVDRAGWAGVLTAPRVVDVHPDGSLRVVPAPELELLRAAEPFVTAPGRVPLPQSYDVTITAVARTTVNLLRSTVRLDPDTGTVVFDSGEEGSAPIGVRVPGGERLEVRILVDGSLFELFVGDRATVTERVYRRPDDVPELVVTGAAAAVTGWELVPPTPG, from the coding sequence TTGAGCCTCGCCGCTCCGCCCCAGGACCCCAACGCCCCCCGCTTCCGGGTCCGCCCGCCCGCCAACTGGATCAACGACCCCAACGGCCCCTTCAGTTGGCGCGGCCGGTACCACCTCTTCTACCAGCACAACCCCGAGGCTCCGATCCACACCAACGTCCACTGGGGCCATGCCTCCAGCCCCGACCTGGCGCACTGGGAGCACCACCCCCTGGCGCTCACCCCGACGCCCGGCGGCCCGGACGAGGCGGGCTGCTGGTCCGGGTGCGTGGTCGACGACGACGGCGTGCCCACGGCCGTGTACACGGGCGTCGACCGCCATCACACCGGCCTCGGCACGATCTGCCTGGCGCGGGCGCTGGTCCCTCAGGACGAGACCCTCACCGACTGGAAACCGCTGCCCACACCCGTCGTGACCGGCCCGCCCGCCGGTCTGGACGTGGTGATGTTCCGCGACCCGTTCGTCTTCCGGCACGGAGGCCGCCGCTGGGCGCTGGTCGGCGCGGGTCACGGGGACGGCACCCCGTCGGTACTGCTGTACGACTGCGACGACCTGGCCGACTGGCGGTTCGCCGGAGTGCTCCTGGACGGCAACGACCCGGTGGCCGTCGAAGCGTTCGGAGACCGGGCGACAGGCTGGGAGTGCCCGCAACTGTTCACGACCGAGGCCGGGGAGTGGGTGCTGGTGGTGTCGCTGTGGGACGGGAACCCGTGCACCACGGGCTACCTGACGGGGCGTCTGGAATCTGGCGGAGAACGGGGATTGCGCTTCCGGCCGTACACCGGAGGCCCCCTCGACCACGGTCACGCCTTCTACGCTCCCGCCGTACTCCAGGAATCGGACCGGGCGTTGATGTGGGGCTGGTCCTGGGAGGCCCGTGAGCAGGTCGAGGTGGACCGCGCCGGCTGGGCCGGTGTCCTGACCGCGCCCCGCGTCGTCGACGTGCACCCCGACGGATCGCTGCGCGTCGTCCCGGCCCCGGAACTCGAACTGCTGCGTGCGGCGGAGCCGTTCGTCACCGCGCCGGGCCGGGTACCGCTTCCACAGTCGTACGACGTGACGATCACCGCCGTGGCCCGGACGACCGTGAACCTGCTGCGCTCGACGGTGCGGCTGGACCCGGACACGGGAACCGTGGTGTTCGACTCCGGGGAGGAGGGTTCCGCGCCGATCGGGGTGCGGGTGCCGGGCGGGGAGCGGCTGGAGGTGCGCATCCTCGTCGACGGCTCGCTGTTCGAGCTGTTCGTCGGCGACCGGGCGACGGTCACCGAGCGGGTCTACCGGCGCCCGGACGACGTGCCCGAGCTCGTCGTCACGGGTGCCGCGGCGGCCGTCACCGGGTGGGAGCTGGTCCCACCGACGCCCGGCTGA
- a CDS encoding LacI family DNA-binding transcriptional regulator: protein MGSAEDRKTNGTARPTSRDVARLAGVSHTAVSFVFNGRAQGNLSPATQERIRQAAAQLGYRPDPLARGLRRSRTAVIGLVTDEIASSPFAGRLLRGAMETAWSSEHLVLTVDSGGDPAKEDAAVAELLDRRVDGIIYAAMSLRRVRVPEGLHRTHSVLANCLPEDDSLPSVIPAERAGGRTAARLLLEQGHRRIGLVGGQDDIASVERLRGFRDALRAEGITVPKEWVVRTGGEISGGYRGAEQLLADAPAARRPTGIFCYNDRVAAGVLHAATRLGIIVPDELSIVGYDDQEHMAAFLTPPLTSVALPHRAMGEAATRLLLDAIETGRTPPATTRRLACPVISRASVGPAPTR, encoded by the coding sequence ATGGGCAGCGCCGAGGACAGGAAGACGAACGGCACCGCGCGTCCCACGTCACGGGACGTGGCCCGGCTGGCCGGCGTGTCGCACACCGCTGTCTCCTTCGTGTTCAACGGCCGCGCCCAGGGCAACCTCTCGCCCGCCACCCAGGAACGCATCCGGCAGGCCGCCGCCCAGCTCGGCTACCGGCCCGACCCTCTCGCACGCGGTCTGCGCCGCAGTCGTACGGCCGTGATCGGGCTGGTCACCGACGAGATCGCCTCGTCGCCGTTCGCGGGCCGGCTGCTGCGGGGCGCGATGGAGACGGCCTGGAGCAGTGAGCACCTGGTGCTGACCGTCGACTCCGGCGGCGACCCGGCCAAGGAGGACGCGGCCGTCGCCGAACTCCTCGACCGCAGGGTGGACGGCATCATCTACGCGGCCATGTCCCTGCGTCGTGTCCGTGTCCCCGAAGGCCTGCACCGCACCCACTCGGTGCTCGCCAACTGCCTGCCCGAGGACGACTCGCTGCCCTCCGTCATCCCCGCCGAGCGCGCCGGTGGCCGTACGGCGGCGAGGCTGCTGCTGGAGCAGGGCCACCGCAGGATCGGCCTGGTGGGAGGGCAGGACGACATCGCGTCGGTGGAGCGGCTGCGCGGCTTCCGGGACGCGCTGCGGGCCGAGGGGATCACCGTCCCCAAGGAGTGGGTCGTACGGACCGGAGGCGAGATCTCCGGCGGCTACCGCGGCGCCGAGCAGCTGCTCGCCGACGCCCCCGCCGCCCGGCGGCCCACCGGGATCTTCTGCTACAACGACCGGGTCGCGGCGGGCGTCCTGCACGCCGCGACCCGGCTCGGGATCATCGTCCCCGACGAGCTGTCGATCGTGGGCTACGACGACCAGGAGCACATGGCCGCCTTCCTGACCCCGCCCCTCACCTCGGTCGCGCTGCCGCACCGGGCGATGGGCGAGGCCGCCACCCGGCTGCTGCTCGACGCCATCGAAACCGGCCGCACCCCGCCCGCCACCACACGGCGCCTCGCCTGCCCGGTGATCAGCCGGGCGTCGGTGGGACCAGCTCCCACCCGGTGA
- a CDS encoding aldo/keto reductase, whose product MLSIPAHTLNDGTQIPAIGLGTWPMNDTQAEQAVGAALEMGYRLVDTATNYRNETGVGRGVATSGVPREEVVVTTKLPGRHHGYEETLASFEESRGRLGLDYVDLYLIHWPLPRVDKYVDSWKAMIKLREDGLVRSIGVSNFTAEHIERLEKETGVLPSLNQIELHPLFPQEDLRAFHAGKGIVTESWSPLGRGSQLLDDPVVTGIAEAHGVKPGQVVLRWHTQLGALPIPKSASPERQRENLDVFGFELDDAQLEALADRTHRRLGGDPEVHEEF is encoded by the coding sequence GTGCTCAGCATCCCGGCACACACGCTCAACGACGGTACGCAGATCCCCGCCATCGGCCTGGGCACCTGGCCGATGAACGACACACAGGCCGAGCAGGCGGTCGGCGCCGCGCTGGAGATGGGCTACCGGCTCGTCGACACGGCGACGAACTACCGCAACGAGACCGGAGTCGGCCGGGGCGTCGCGACCAGCGGCGTGCCTCGTGAGGAGGTCGTGGTGACCACGAAGCTTCCGGGACGGCACCACGGTTACGAGGAGACCCTCGCCTCCTTCGAGGAGTCCCGCGGCCGGCTCGGCCTGGACTACGTCGACCTGTATCTCATCCACTGGCCGCTCCCCCGCGTCGACAAGTACGTCGACTCCTGGAAGGCCATGATCAAACTCCGCGAGGACGGCCTCGTGCGGTCGATCGGGGTCTCCAACTTCACGGCCGAGCACATCGAACGGCTGGAGAAGGAGACCGGGGTCCTGCCGTCCTTGAACCAGATCGAGCTGCACCCGCTGTTCCCGCAGGAGGACCTGCGGGCCTTCCACGCCGGCAAGGGCATCGTCACCGAGAGCTGGAGCCCGCTGGGCCGTGGCTCCCAGCTGCTGGACGATCCCGTCGTCACCGGCATCGCCGAGGCGCACGGGGTGAAGCCGGGCCAGGTCGTGCTGCGCTGGCACACACAGCTGGGCGCGCTGCCCATCCCGAAGTCGGCCAGCCCCGAGCGGCAGCGCGAGAACCTCGACGTCTTCGGCTTCGAACTCGATGACGCGCAGCTGGAGGCGCTCGCCGACCGCACTCACCGGCGCCTGGGCGGGGACCCCGAGGTGCACGAGGAGTTCTGA
- a CDS encoding DNA polymerase ligase N-terminal domain-containing protein, which translates to MGEHERLRDYRGKRRFDRTREPEGHQAPSGEEPRFVVQIHDASTLHFDFRLQVDDVLKSWAVPKGPSADPQDKRLAMPTEDHPLEYEEFEGVIQQGEYGGGTVIVWDHGTYEPLSHDRKGRPVDFEESLAHGHATFRLNGSKLHGEYALTRFRGGKDDGGGEAWLLVKASGGRARGHGTPDPRRARSARTGRTLAQAAADDREE; encoded by the coding sequence GTGGGAGAGCACGAACGGCTGCGGGACTACCGCGGCAAGCGCCGTTTCGACCGGACCCGTGAGCCCGAGGGCCACCAGGCACCCTCCGGTGAGGAGCCCCGGTTCGTCGTACAGATCCATGATGCGAGCACCCTGCACTTCGACTTCCGGTTGCAGGTCGACGACGTACTGAAGTCATGGGCGGTGCCGAAGGGGCCGTCGGCCGATCCCCAGGACAAGCGGCTGGCCATGCCCACGGAGGACCATCCGCTGGAGTACGAGGAGTTCGAGGGCGTCATCCAGCAGGGCGAGTACGGCGGCGGGACCGTGATCGTGTGGGACCACGGCACGTACGAGCCCCTCAGCCACGACCGCAAGGGGCGGCCCGTGGACTTCGAGGAGTCGCTGGCGCACGGCCACGCCACGTTCCGGCTCAACGGCTCGAAGCTGCACGGCGAGTATGCGCTCACCCGGTTCCGCGGTGGGAAGGACGACGGCGGGGGCGAAGCCTGGCTTCTGGTGAAGGCGTCCGGCGGGCGGGCCCGCGGGCACGGCACCCCGGATCCCCGGCGGGCCCGCTCCGCGCGCACCGGCCGTACCCTCGCCCAGGCCGCCGCGGACGACCGTGAGGAGTGA
- the ligD gene encoding non-homologous end-joining DNA ligase: MSGLPATLPAEQRRLLRKARPGAELAAQPMLATLSDRRDFSGEWIFERKLDGVRVLAVREQSRILLLSRAGHRLNDTYPEIVDALAAQDCQDFTIDGEIVAFSHSRTDFARLQQRMGLTRPRDIAASGVAVTYYVFDLLRLDGSDTTRLPLRTRKSLLRRALAYRAPLRVTSHRNEGGAELLADACARGWEGLIAKRADGPYRPRRSTDWLKLKCSQGQEFVVGGFTEPAGSRVGLGALLLGYHEEGRFRYAGKVGTGFDRRTLLALRERLDDLRTSSSPFDDPVRESGARWVEPTLVAQIAFTEWTRDGMLRHPRYLGLRDDKRPQDVVRERVPDRVAG, encoded by the coding sequence GTGTCCGGCCTGCCGGCCACGCTGCCCGCCGAGCAGCGTCGGCTGCTGCGGAAGGCGCGCCCCGGGGCGGAGCTGGCCGCGCAACCGATGCTCGCCACGCTCAGTGACCGGCGGGACTTCTCCGGCGAGTGGATCTTCGAGCGGAAGCTGGACGGCGTCCGCGTGCTGGCCGTCCGGGAGCAGAGCCGGATTCTGCTCCTGTCCCGTGCGGGGCACCGCCTCAACGACACGTATCCGGAGATCGTCGACGCGCTCGCGGCCCAGGACTGCCAGGACTTCACCATCGACGGGGAGATCGTGGCGTTCTCGCACAGCCGCACCGACTTCGCCCGGCTCCAGCAGCGCATGGGGCTGACCCGGCCGCGGGACATCGCGGCGAGCGGTGTCGCCGTGACGTACTACGTCTTCGACCTGCTCAGGCTGGACGGGTCGGACACCACCCGGCTGCCGCTGCGGACGCGTAAGTCCCTGCTGCGCCGGGCGTTGGCCTATCGCGCCCCGCTGCGGGTGACGTCCCACCGCAACGAGGGCGGTGCCGAACTGCTCGCCGACGCCTGCGCCCGCGGCTGGGAAGGGCTGATCGCCAAGCGCGCCGACGGCCCCTACCGTCCGCGCCGGTCCACGGACTGGCTGAAGCTCAAGTGCTCCCAGGGACAGGAGTTCGTCGTCGGCGGCTTCACCGAGCCGGCCGGCTCCCGCGTGGGTCTTGGCGCCCTGCTGCTCGGCTATCACGAGGAGGGCAGGTTCCGGTACGCGGGCAAGGTCGGCACGGGCTTCGACCGCCGCACGCTGCTCGCACTTCGCGAACGCCTCGACGACCTGCGCACCTCGTCATCGCCCTTCGACGACCCGGTGCGCGAGTCGGGAGCCCGCTGGGTGGAGCCGACGCTGGTCGCGCAGATCGCCTTCACCGAATGGACCCGTGACGGGATGCTGCGTCATCCGAGGTATCTCGGGTTGCGCGACGACAAGCGTCCGCAGGATGTCGTACGGGAGCGTGTGCCGGACCGCGTGGCCGGTTGA
- a CDS encoding cupin domain-containing protein gives MRMFLRTAITGAVAAVTFATCGTAQATPPGPGVTGKVIAQTTVGGTDYILREITVPPGQGTGWHYHDGPLYAVVQQGTLSHFDSTCASDGVYPKGSTIQEPAGAGHVHIGRNLGDTPVVLDVLYVLPHGAPLSQDAANPGCPFE, from the coding sequence ATGCGCATGTTCCTCCGTACCGCCATAACCGGGGCGGTCGCCGCCGTCACCTTCGCGACCTGTGGCACCGCCCAGGCGACCCCGCCCGGTCCGGGAGTCACCGGAAAAGTGATCGCCCAGACCACGGTCGGCGGCACCGACTACATCCTGCGGGAGATCACCGTCCCGCCCGGGCAGGGGACCGGCTGGCACTACCACGACGGTCCGCTGTACGCCGTCGTGCAGCAGGGCACGCTCAGCCACTTCGACTCCACCTGCGCGTCCGACGGCGTGTACCCGAAGGGCAGCACCATTCAGGAACCGGCCGGGGCGGGCCATGTCCACATCGGCCGCAATCTGGGCGACACGCCGGTCGTCCTCGATGTGCTGTACGTCCTGCCGCACGGGGCGCCGTTGTCGCAGGACGCGGCGAATCCGGGCTGCCCGTTCGAGTGA